In one window of Nocardia brasiliensis DNA:
- the idi gene encoding isopentenyl-diphosphate Delta-isomerase, translating to MTNSADQPLTDREALLVELVDDAGHAVGTCSVALAHQAPGRLHRAFSVLLYDAQGRVLLQQRAAVKTRFPSQWANTCCGHPAPGEPVETGAAVRLAQELGLAAPLTEVGVYRYHAEDAATGRVEFEWDHVLVGKLTTGTPRPDPAEVADYAWIHPEALRERMIAEPGSYTPWLAGVLATAERAITGTSPS from the coding sequence GTGACCAACTCTGCCGACCAGCCGCTGACCGACCGCGAGGCCCTGCTCGTCGAGCTCGTCGACGACGCGGGTCACGCGGTCGGGACGTGCTCGGTGGCCCTGGCCCACCAGGCGCCGGGCCGGCTGCACCGCGCGTTCTCGGTGCTGCTCTACGACGCGCAGGGGCGGGTGCTGCTGCAGCAGCGGGCCGCGGTGAAGACCCGCTTCCCTTCGCAGTGGGCGAACACCTGCTGCGGACATCCGGCCCCTGGCGAGCCGGTCGAGACGGGGGCGGCGGTTCGGCTCGCGCAGGAGCTCGGCTTGGCCGCGCCGCTCACCGAGGTCGGCGTCTATCGCTATCACGCCGAGGACGCGGCCACCGGTCGCGTCGAATTCGAATGGGACCACGTGCTGGTCGGCAAGCTCACGACCGGGACGCCGCGCCCGGACCCGGCCGAGGTCGCCGACTACGCCTGGATTCATCCGGAGGCGTTGCGCGAGCGGATGATCGCCGAACCCGGCAGCTATACGCCGTGGCTGGCGGGCGTCCTTGCCACGGCCGAGCGGGCGATCACTGGAACGTCGCCGAGCTGA